The Lactuca sativa cultivar Salinas chromosome 2, Lsat_Salinas_v11, whole genome shotgun sequence genome includes a window with the following:
- the LOC111883407 gene encoding U-box domain-containing protein 21 — protein sequence MTFFWKRQRASRLAGKKLLSKQNSQLELTIPTHFRCPISLDLMKDPVTLSTGITYDRQSIEKWIQDGNQTCPVTNQILTSFDQIPNHMIRRMIQDWCVENRAHGIERIPTPRTPLTSFDIVEICTKMMGAASKGDEKKFLDLVGKVHVWANESEHNKNLIKDNGLGYVLAASFESFSSISYEKHEDLLKEIMFLLTWMFPLGIEGRSMLGSTESLRCMTWFLSGDDLLLKKSCVLTLKELLSTDKTHVQTLINIDGLLEALIKLITTPDCPSAKKSSFAVIYYILSTPVARSKVSSRFIELGVVESSLEALVEADNKGLSEMALGVLDCLSDSKEGRERVQKHALSVPLLVKKILRVSSLATDFCVSMLWKLSNNDDGDTLVEALHIGAFQKLLLMLQVNCGEETKVKATEMLKLMNQYKNKLDCFDSANYKYLRKSY from the coding sequence atgacatttttttggAAGAGACAAAGAGCTAGTCGCTTAGCAGGCAAGAAGCTTCTTTCGAAGCAAAATTCTCAGCTAGAACTCACCATTCCGACTCATTTCAGGTGCCCGATATCTCTTGATCTGATGAAAGATCCGGTGACTTTGTCGACAGGAATCACTTACGATCGACAGAGCATAGAGAAGTGGATACAAGACGGGAATCAAACGTGTCCGGTTACAAATCAAATCCTCACAAGTTTTGATCAGATACCAAATCATATGATCCGAAGAATGATTCAAGATTGGTGTGTGGAGAATCGTGCTCATGGCATTGAAAGAATACCAACTCCTCGAACCCCCTTAACCTCATTCGATATAGTGGAGATTTGTACTAAAATGATGGGTGCAGCTTCAAAAGGCGATGAAAAGAAGTTTCTTGATTTGGTCGGAAAGGTACATGTTTGGGCTAATGAAAGCGAGCATAATAAGAATCTCATTAAAGATAATGGACTCGGTTATGTGTTAGCGGCTTCATTTGAGTCGTTTTCGAGTATTTCTTATGAAAAACATGAAGATCTTCTAAAGGAGATTATGTTTTTGTTAACATGGATGTTTCCTTTAGGGATTGAAGGGCGATCTATGCTTGGATCAACAGAATCTTTACGTTGCATGACATGGTTTTTGTCAGGAGATGACTTGTTGCTCAAGAAAAGTTGTGTTCTAACCCTAAAAGAACTTCTCTCCACCGATAAAACCCATGTGCAGACGTTAATCAACATCGACGGCCTTCTAGAAGCATTGATCAAACTTATAACCACACCCGATTGCCCTTCAGCCAAAAAATCTTCTTTTGCAGTCATATATTACATACTTTCAACACCTGTTGCTCGCAGCAAAGTCTCATCAAGATTCATCGAATTGGGTGTGGTTGAATCGAGCTTAGAAGCTCTTGTGGAAGCCGATAATAAGGGGTTGAGTGAAATGGCGTTAGGCGTATTAGACTGCCTCTCTGATTCAAAAGAAGGGAGGGAAAGAGTGCAGAAACATGCATTATCTGTGCCATTGTTAGTAAAGAAGATACTGAGAGTGTCTTCTTTAGCTACTGATTTCTGTGTTTCAATGCTGTGGAAGCTCAGCAACAATGACGATGGAGATACGTTGGTGGAAGCTCTTCATATTGGAGCCTTTCAAAAGCTTTTGCTCATGTTGCAGGTCAACTGCGGTGAAGAGACGAAGGTGAAGGCTACTGAGATGCTGAAGTTGATGAATCAATACAAAAATAAATTAGATTGTTTTGATTCTGCAAATTACAAGTATCTCAGGAAGTCGTACTGA